A genomic segment from Nicotiana tabacum cultivar K326 chromosome 9, ASM71507v2, whole genome shotgun sequence encodes:
- the LOC107786240 gene encoding ankyrin repeat-containing protein At5g02620-like: MEAPTAQPTTPRKKMTKQLTGKRDDSALHSAARAGNIVAIRETIKNTGEEELAELLIKQNSAGETPLYVAAEYGYYEVVREMIMYYDLVAAGIKARNGFDALHIAAKQGDLDMVKVLMEAHPELAMTVDVANTTALHTAANQGHIEVVNYFLEEQSSLATIAKSNGKTALHSSARNGHLQVLKALLSKEPGIATRMDNKGQTALHMAVKGQNLEVVEELIKTDPSLINMVDNKGNTPLHIAARKGRSEIVKLLLGQNETDKKLINRSHETALDTAEKMSQAETVAILQEHGVESARVLKPHATNPARELKQTVSDIKHEVHDQLKHTRQTRKRIQGIAKRLHKMHREGLNNAINSTTVVAVLIATVAFAGIFQVPGQYYMDPHNLPPGHIIGEANISNHHGFLIFFIFDSIALFISLAVVVVQTTVVVIESKAKKKLMSIINKLMWVACVLVSVAYLALSFVVVGTRYRLMAIIVSILGAVIMISTIGVMLFWVISHRIESSNKKSMRKNSMASKSLELSDSVLSDDNDEYKKIYAI, encoded by the exons ATGGAAGCCCCAACAGCTCAGCCGACCACACCCCGGAAAAAGATGACGAAACAATTAACCGGAAAACGTGATGATTCTGCCTTGCATTCGGCAGCTAGAGCTGGAAATATTGTTGCAATAAGAGAGACTATAAAGAACACGGGCGAGGAAGAATTAGCAGAGTTGTTGATAAAGCAAAATTCAGCAGGAGAGACCCCCTTGTATGTTGCAGCTGAATATGGTTATTATGAGGTGGTTAGGGAGATGATCATGTATTATGATCTTGTCGCAGCTGGAATCAAAGCGAGGAACGGGTTTGATGCATTGCATATTGCTGCCAAACAAGGAGATTTGG ATATGGTGAAGGTATTAATGGAAGCACATCCAGAGCTAGCGATGACAGTTGATGTTGCAAATACAACAGCTTTGCATACTGCAGCGAACCAAGGGCATATAGAGGTGGTGAATTATTTCTTGGAGGAACAGAGTAGTTTGGCCACTATAGCTAAAAGTAACGGGAAAACAGCGCTGCATTCTTCTGCAAGGAATGGACATTTGCAGGTTTTGAAGGCTCTTTTGAGCAAGGAGCCAGGTATTGCGACACGGATGGATAATAAAGGACAGACTGCACTTCACATGGCTGTCAAAGGACAAAATCTTGAGGTTGTGGAGGAGCTGATCAAAACTGATCCTTCATTAATTAACATGGTTGACAATAAGGGTAATACGCCATTGCATATTGCAGCTCGGAAAGGGAGGTCTGAG ATTGTTAAATTGCTACTTGGGCAGAATGAAACAGACAAAAAATTGATCAATAGGTCCCACGAGACAGCTCTCGACACTGCTGAGAAAATGTCACAGGCTGAAACTGTAGCCATCCTACAGGAACATGGCGTTGAAAGTGCGCGAGTTCTCAAACCACACGCAACAAATCCAGCAAGAGAGTTGAAGCAAACCGTTAGTGACATTAAGCACGAGGTGCACGATCAGTTAAAACACACGCGACAGACAAGAAAACGCATACAAGGCATCGCCAAACGCCTCCACAAAATGCATCGAGAAGGCCTAAACAACGCGATCAACTCAACAACTGTCGTTGCTGTACTTATCGCTACGGTTGCCTTTGCAGGAATATTTCAAGTGCCGGGGCAATACTATATGGATCCACATAACCTTCCACCTGGCCATATAATTGGAGAAGCAAACATATCAAACCACCATggatttctcattttctttatcTTCGACTCCATCGCGTTATTCATCTCGCTTGCAGTTGTGGTTGTTCAGACAACAGTTGTGGTCATTGAAAGCAAAGCAAAGAAGAAGTTGATGTCAATTATAAACAAGCTAATGTGGGTGGCTTGTGTGCTTGTTTCAGTGGCATATTTGGCACTGtcatttgttgttgttggcaCACGTTATAGGTTGATGGCAATTATTGTGTCAATTCTTGGAGCAGTTATAATGATTTCAACAATTGGAGTAATGTTATTTTGGGTTATAAGCCATAGGATTGAGTCATCAAACAAGAAGAGCATGAGAAAGAACTCTATGGCTAGCAAGTCATTGGAATTGTCAGATTCAGTCCTCTCTGATGACAATGATGAATACAAGAAAATATATGCTAtataa